A genomic segment from Candidatus Hydrogenedentota bacterium encodes:
- a CDS encoding DUF4129 domain-containing protein produces the protein MTDRPSYPFLATAEEAFDVVRAAGFPALALHLTGSLPFAAAVLFFYADCALAPVLDGSRLLGMSFGLAALFVWMKTWQTFYARRLRETLLDISAEPVTPGEWLRVCVRQAALQPWSLAALPLALLATLPFAWVHAFFQNLTVLDDGANPSLGALCGRAVRAAKHNPKGNHLLIWAFSPALGLFAALFWLLLLPLVEGYTPVGFLAYAWGGLLAAAALLLSPFFLVVAANVALSLLMLPQLARIFLGIRSVSVWDSGLMEDGAFIALVAVLSWLCLDPLVKAVHVVRCHHCETEATGEDLLLLLRRSRTAVSLLLAAAALALGGPAFAGTDPPPAPPDTAALDTALDEVLARPEYAWRVSREFHLRDDLPALSFLREMGRAVQRAWEKFVDWVDRIVSWFQDLWDKVIPDAPEGGGAGAGVRLSYALLLAALTLLLLLVAVLYARRRRERVELLEAAVLTAEPNPGDEAVTAADLPEDRWRELALEHAARGEFRTALRAAFLGLLGTLARDNQVAVARHKSNREYAEELRRRAHARPEYLRLFTDGVGLFEPAWYGTSPADRTQVDRMLNLMEETRRLARS, from the coding sequence ATGACGGACAGGCCGTCATACCCTTTTCTCGCGACGGCCGAGGAGGCCTTTGATGTTGTCCGGGCGGCGGGCTTTCCCGCCCTCGCCCTCCATCTGACGGGAAGCCTGCCCTTCGCCGCGGCGGTGCTGTTCTTCTACGCCGACTGCGCCCTCGCCCCCGTGCTGGACGGGTCCAGACTCCTGGGGATGTCCTTTGGCCTCGCCGCCTTGTTTGTGTGGATGAAGACCTGGCAGACCTTTTACGCACGCCGCCTTCGGGAGACGCTGCTGGACATTTCCGCTGAACCCGTCACCCCCGGGGAATGGCTGCGGGTCTGTGTCCGGCAGGCGGCCCTCCAGCCGTGGAGCCTGGCGGCGCTCCCGCTGGCCCTGCTGGCCACCCTGCCATTTGCCTGGGTGCACGCCTTCTTCCAGAATCTGACGGTGCTGGATGACGGCGCGAACCCCTCCCTGGGCGCGCTGTGCGGACGGGCCGTCCGGGCCGCCAAGCACAACCCGAAAGGGAACCACCTGCTGATCTGGGCCTTCTCCCCCGCGCTGGGGCTGTTTGCGGCGCTCTTCTGGCTGCTCCTGCTTCCCCTGGTGGAGGGGTACACCCCCGTGGGTTTCCTGGCCTACGCCTGGGGGGGGCTTCTCGCTGCCGCCGCGCTGCTGTTGAGCCCGTTCTTTCTGGTGGTTGCGGCCAATGTCGCGCTTTCCCTGCTCATGCTTCCCCAGTTGGCGCGCATTTTCCTGGGCATCCGGTCCGTGTCCGTGTGGGATTCCGGCCTCATGGAGGACGGCGCCTTCATCGCCCTGGTCGCCGTGCTGTCCTGGCTGTGTCTCGACCCCCTGGTCAAGGCGGTGCATGTGGTGCGCTGCCACCACTGCGAGACGGAGGCCACGGGGGAGGACCTGCTCCTGCTTCTCCGCCGGAGCCGCACCGCAGTCTCGCTGCTGCTCGCGGCTGCGGCCCTGGCCCTGGGTGGCCCGGCCTTTGCCGGGACGGACCCGCCGCCCGCGCCGCCGGACACTGCGGCCCTGGACACGGCGCTGGACGAGGTGCTGGCCCGTCCTGAATACGCCTGGCGCGTCTCCCGCGAGTTCCATCTGCGGGACGATCTGCCCGCCCTGTCGTTCCTCCGGGAGATGGGCAGGGCGGTCCAGCGCGCCTGGGAGAAGTTTGTGGACTGGGTGGACAGGATTGTCTCCTGGTTCCAAGACCTGTGGGATAAAGTAATCCCCGATGCGCCCGAAGGGGGCGGCGCCGGGGCCGGAGTGCGCCTGTCCTACGCGCTGCTGCTCGCGGCTTTGACACTGCTGCTTCTGCTGGTGGCGGTCCTTTACGCCCGCCGCCGGCGGGAGAGGGTCGAACTGCTGGAGGCCGCCGTCCTGACCGCCGAACCCAACCCCGGGGACGAGGCGGTGACCGCCGCCGACCTGCCCGAGGACCGGTGGCGGGAGCTGGCGCTGGAGCACGCGGCGCGCGGCGAGTTCCGCACGGCGCTCCGGGCCGCGTTTCTGGGGCTGCTGGGCACGCTGGCGCGGGACAACCAGGTGGCGGTCGCCCGCCACAAGTCCAACCGCGAATACGCGGAGGAGCTTCGCCGCCGCGCCCACGCGCGGCCCGAATACCTGCGCCTGTTCACCGACGGGGTGGGGCTGTTTGAGCCCGCATGGTATGGGACGTCTCCGGCGGACCGGACGCAGGTGGACCGGATGCTGAACCTCATGGAGGAGACCCGCCGTCTTGCACGGAGCTAA
- a CDS encoding rhomboid family protein produces MMTTPLSEKRCSNHAGREAAARCPECRQFFCRECVVEHGGRLLCAACIARLERRGAAGNRRAGGLFPLLAALAGLLMLWLVFFGVGYGLHALPHTFHEDAADTGGEAE; encoded by the coding sequence ATGATGACGACACCGCTCAGTGAGAAACGCTGCAGCAACCACGCGGGCCGCGAGGCGGCGGCCCGGTGCCCGGAATGCCGCCAGTTCTTCTGCCGGGAATGCGTGGTGGAGCATGGCGGGCGGCTGCTGTGCGCCGCCTGCATCGCGCGGCTCGAACGGCGCGGGGCGGCCGGGAACCGCCGCGCGGGCGGGCTCTTCCCCCTTCTGGCCGCGCTGGCCGGGCTGCTGATGCTGTGGCTGGTCTTTTTCGGGGTGGGCTACGGCCTGCACGCCCTTCCCCACACCTTTCATGAGGATGCAGCGGACACCGGGGGGGAGGCGGAATGA
- a CDS encoding RDD family protein: protein MQYYAVINGERTGPYTGEEFQQRVDAGDILPNTLVWRQGMTEWKPFAQLNAAPETAGTTGTCVECGGQFPDGDLMDYQGIRICAACKPVFLQRVREGADLPATYGARYSLRYAGFWIRVVAYLLDTLILYVTSVLVMLLPFMEGMSQTDLSGMSGWTILLSVLLNSSIAIAYFTGFTGRFGATPGKMALGLRVVRPDGGRVSYLRALGRYFGLLLSSVILYAGFIMAAFDDEKRTLHDRICDTRVVRK, encoded by the coding sequence GTGCAGTATTACGCGGTGATCAACGGGGAGCGCACCGGTCCGTACACCGGGGAGGAGTTTCAGCAGCGGGTGGACGCGGGGGATATCCTTCCCAACACCCTGGTGTGGCGGCAGGGCATGACCGAGTGGAAGCCCTTCGCCCAGCTGAATGCGGCGCCGGAAACGGCGGGGACAACGGGGACCTGCGTTGAGTGCGGGGGGCAGTTCCCCGACGGGGACCTGATGGACTACCAGGGCATCCGCATCTGCGCCGCGTGCAAGCCCGTGTTCCTGCAGCGCGTGCGCGAGGGGGCAGACCTTCCGGCGACCTACGGCGCGCGGTACTCCCTGCGCTATGCCGGGTTCTGGATACGCGTTGTCGCCTACCTCCTGGACACGCTCATTCTCTACGTCACAAGCGTGCTGGTCATGCTTCTCCCCTTCATGGAAGGCATGTCCCAGACGGATCTCAGCGGGATGTCCGGCTGGACCATCCTGTTGTCCGTGCTCCTGAATTCTTCCATAGCCATCGCCTATTTCACGGGGTTCACGGGGCGCTTTGGCGCCACGCCGGGCAAGATGGCGCTGGGCCTGCGCGTGGTGCGCCCCGACGGGGGAAGGGTCTCCTACCTGCGCGCCCTGGGCCGTTATTTCGGGTTGCTGCTCAGCAGCGTCATCCTCTATGCCGGTTTCATCATGGCGGCCTTTGATGACGAGAAGCGGACGTTGCACGACCGCATTTGCGACACGCGCGTGGTGCGGAAATAG
- the ltaE gene encoding low-specificity L-threonine aldolase: MIDLRSDTVTLPSEGMRKAMAGAEVGDDVYGEDPTVNRLQDHAAELLEKEAALLLPTGTMANLTAFLSQTRPGDAVILSEGAHPFHYESGNLAMVGGLMTRTVTDPFGKMTAEQVAALVVQADDPHYAHTTLVSIENTANRGGGAYYQHGEIEGIGRLCRERGLRLHCDGARLFNAAAAANMEARFLVQPCDTVCFCLSKGLGAPAGSLLLGDRETIHRALRFRKMLGGGMRQAGILAAAGLYALEHHVDGLADDHRRARRLRTALEGEGVRFTLPSPTNILYIEVDDAARVVRELREREIRVLPRGARRVRAVFHRDVDDAATEKAVEAFKEVLGKGTAPA, encoded by the coding sequence ATGATTGACCTGCGCAGCGACACCGTCACCCTCCCATCGGAGGGGATGCGAAAGGCGATGGCCGGCGCCGAAGTCGGCGACGACGTCTACGGCGAGGACCCCACGGTCAACCGTTTGCAGGACCATGCCGCCGAACTTCTGGAGAAGGAGGCGGCCCTCCTCCTGCCCACGGGCACCATGGCGAACCTCACCGCCTTCCTGTCCCAGACCCGGCCCGGCGACGCCGTCATCCTCAGCGAGGGCGCCCACCCCTTCCACTACGAGAGCGGCAACCTCGCCATGGTCGGCGGCCTCATGACCCGCACCGTCACCGACCCCTTCGGCAAGATGACGGCGGAGCAGGTGGCGGCCCTGGTGGTGCAGGCCGACGACCCGCACTACGCCCACACCACCCTCGTGTCCATCGAGAACACCGCCAACCGGGGCGGCGGCGCGTACTACCAGCACGGCGAGATCGAGGGCATCGGCCGCCTCTGCCGCGAGCGCGGCCTGCGGCTCCACTGCGACGGCGCGCGCCTGTTCAACGCGGCGGCGGCGGCCAACATGGAGGCCCGGTTCCTGGTCCAGCCCTGCGACACGGTGTGCTTCTGCCTGTCCAAGGGCCTCGGCGCGCCCGCCGGGTCGCTGCTCCTTGGCGACCGTGAAACGATCCACCGCGCCCTGCGCTTCCGCAAGATGCTCGGCGGCGGCATGCGCCAGGCCGGCATCCTCGCCGCCGCGGGGCTCTACGCCCTTGAACACCATGTGGACGGCCTCGCCGACGACCACCGCCGCGCACGCCGCCTCCGCACCGCCCTGGAGGGGGAGGGCGTCCGCTTCACGCTGCCCTCGCCCACCAACATCCTCTACATCGAGGTGGACGACGCCGCCCGCGTCGTCCGCGAACTCCGCGAGCGGGAGATCCGCGTGCTGCCCCGCGGCGCGCGGCGCGTCCGCGCCGTTTTCCACCGCGACGTGGACGACGCCGCCACCGAAAAGGCCGTCGAGGCGTTCAAGGAAGTCCTGGGCAAGGGCACCGCGCCCGCGTGA
- a CDS encoding peptide chain release factor-like protein has product MPSFGVRPEKEAELRERMARCGLREEDLRESFIRGGGPGGQKINRTASCVQLRHLPTGLEVRMQEARSQALNRFYARRRLCELLENQSLGADSPEAKKAARLRKQKDRRRRRAAPPHPAGKEEASDD; this is encoded by the coding sequence ATGCCCTCGTTCGGCGTGCGTCCCGAGAAGGAGGCCGAGCTCCGCGAGCGCATGGCCCGCTGCGGCCTGCGCGAGGAGGACCTGCGCGAGAGTTTCATCCGGGGCGGCGGCCCCGGCGGCCAGAAGATCAACCGCACCGCGTCGTGTGTCCAGCTCCGCCACCTGCCCACGGGGCTGGAGGTGCGGATGCAGGAGGCGCGGTCCCAGGCGCTGAACCGGTTCTACGCGCGGCGGCGCCTGTGCGAGCTGCTGGAGAACCAAAGCCTCGGCGCGGACAGCCCCGAGGCTAAAAAGGCCGCGCGCCTGCGCAAGCAGAAGGACCGCCGCCGCCGGCGCGCCGCACCGCCGCACCCGGCGGGGAAAGAGGAGGCTTCCGATGATTGA
- a CDS encoding CHAT domain-containing protein — protein sequence MLIPPVSILRRALPLWVGCVLLSLVSLAAVPGDPAVVTGTPAAQDASPSPAAAISEGRPGAIVAAEPRRLGMDAYEKEDYPKAVEHLSAAQALDPADLEVTGRLGFSLKETGAYEKALRLLEEVSEKAPENYYHWWWLSDTQRLLGRYEEALRSMESAVKYAPEAEKAALQEYVGYTATLSDRTPSWENVGQHVDFAERHRKNRRVRRQIAEYATALAVAPSVADGDKEGDLRLMWINQEVGTQYNYIEEPDVAVDYFLAALGHAARGENRESAMRNHQNLAISWRMLYDRDPGAGAAHMERAAGAWRDALAVAREIAHTDYIRYCQGRLLETLAAVRPLDDPEITALREANDKEVPWKGPVNEFFTAEAVAGELACRLAEGDNAGARILAEMALPYYEGSTYLSDFQRAVDVYLKLAAALNRQGHPEDALAAVDKAEAKAAAGRQFMDADAFNRGTGQRMLRYAAVARVRALAALGKHEDAFAAAESFKTARVTTLLGGSITDDSARTDAASEREAVRLRVPWIEARLKDAEAAGDAEEIDRLLGRLARDVERLAWLDRAVEFVSPENLNYPAVQPGELAALRAVLPAGTLLLNYAVDAYGAVVVMAGADFVEARALDLNEAAALSGLHAARAARAASADAAAPLAGLSAALLDPCAERLAQAQRVVLCPDEVLSPLPWPLMTAAGTPIGQSHVLSFAESAGLLLKAVEKPAVKAARLRAFLPAAAPGDAAGLPAGDHVFGAEATLTRLLEGAAPEDMLFLSANLNLTPPDPMLCPVLLGGDGVQGETPPARVLGLNLPAAAVMLDWTAEPAGSAPRAEVFSVLAEAFRHAGASSVILPLWPVAPAVAREYLTAFLAAQAGADRASAARAAADALRAAHPESPDWAAFRLTGDFR from the coding sequence ATGCTCATCCCCCCGGTTTCCATCCTCCGCCGCGCCCTCCCGCTCTGGGTTGGCTGTGTCCTGCTTTCCCTGGTCTCCCTGGCCGCTGTTCCCGGCGACCCCGCCGTGGTGACGGGCACTCCGGCCGCGCAGGATGCTTCCCCCTCGCCGGCCGCCGCCATTTCCGAAGGGCGTCCCGGGGCGATTGTTGCCGCCGAACCCCGCAGGCTGGGCATGGATGCATATGAGAAGGAGGACTACCCCAAGGCCGTCGAGCATCTGTCGGCTGCCCAGGCCTTGGACCCGGCCGACCTGGAGGTCACGGGGCGGCTTGGCTTTTCCCTGAAGGAGACGGGTGCCTATGAGAAGGCGTTGCGTCTTCTGGAAGAGGTGTCAGAGAAGGCGCCGGAGAACTATTACCACTGGTGGTGGCTGTCCGACACCCAGCGCCTGCTGGGCCGGTACGAGGAGGCGCTGAGGAGCATGGAAAGCGCCGTCAAGTACGCTCCGGAGGCGGAAAAGGCGGCTCTTCAGGAGTATGTCGGGTACACCGCCACCCTGTCCGACCGCACCCCCTCCTGGGAAAACGTCGGGCAGCATGTGGATTTTGCCGAGCGGCACCGCAAGAACCGCCGGGTCCGCCGCCAGATCGCCGAATATGCCACCGCCCTCGCAGTGGCGCCTTCGGTTGCCGACGGGGACAAGGAGGGGGACCTGCGGCTCATGTGGATCAACCAGGAGGTGGGCACCCAGTACAACTACATTGAGGAGCCCGATGTCGCGGTGGACTATTTCCTGGCGGCGCTGGGCCACGCCGCGCGCGGTGAAAACCGCGAGAGCGCGATGCGCAACCACCAGAATCTGGCGATTTCGTGGCGCATGCTGTATGACCGCGATCCTGGGGCGGGCGCGGCGCACATGGAGCGCGCCGCCGGCGCGTGGCGCGACGCCCTCGCCGTGGCGCGCGAGATCGCGCACACCGACTACATCCGCTACTGCCAGGGGCGCCTGCTGGAGACGCTCGCCGCCGTCCGGCCCCTGGACGACCCGGAGATCACCGCACTGCGCGAAGCGAACGACAAGGAGGTCCCCTGGAAGGGCCCCGTGAACGAATTCTTCACCGCCGAGGCCGTTGCCGGGGAGCTGGCCTGCCGCCTCGCCGAGGGGGACAACGCGGGGGCGCGCATCCTGGCGGAGATGGCCCTGCCCTACTACGAGGGGTCCACCTATCTCAGCGACTTCCAGCGCGCGGTGGACGTGTATCTCAAGCTCGCCGCCGCGCTGAACCGCCAGGGGCACCCTGAAGACGCCCTGGCCGCCGTGGACAAGGCCGAGGCCAAGGCGGCCGCCGGAAGGCAGTTCATGGATGCCGACGCCTTCAACCGGGGAACAGGCCAGCGCATGCTCCGCTACGCCGCTGTCGCGCGCGTCCGGGCACTCGCCGCCCTGGGGAAACATGAGGACGCCTTCGCGGCGGCCGAATCCTTCAAGACCGCGAGGGTCACCACCCTGCTGGGGGGAAGCATCACCGACGACTCCGCCCGCACCGATGCCGCCAGTGAACGGGAGGCCGTCCGCCTCCGGGTGCCGTGGATTGAGGCCCGCCTCAAAGACGCCGAGGCGGCGGGAGATGCCGAAGAAATTGACCGGTTGCTTGGCCGTTTGGCACGCGATGTCGAAAGGCTGGCCTGGCTGGACCGGGCCGTTGAGTTTGTATCTCCGGAGAACCTGAACTACCCCGCCGTCCAGCCCGGCGAGCTGGCCGCCCTGCGCGCGGTCCTGCCCGCGGGGACCCTTCTTCTGAACTATGCTGTGGACGCCTACGGCGCGGTGGTGGTCATGGCGGGGGCCGATTTCGTCGAGGCGCGCGCGCTGGACTTGAACGAGGCGGCCGCCCTGTCGGGGCTCCACGCGGCCCGCGCGGCGCGGGCCGCGTCCGCCGATGCCGCCGCCCCCCTGGCGGGGCTTTCGGCCGCGCTGCTGGACCCCTGCGCGGAGCGTCTCGCGCAGGCGCAGCGGGTGGTCCTGTGTCCGGACGAGGTGCTGTCCCCGCTCCCCTGGCCGTTGATGACGGCCGCCGGGACGCCGATTGGGCAGTCGCATGTGTTGAGTTTCGCCGAGAGCGCCGGGCTGCTCCTGAAGGCGGTGGAAAAACCCGCCGTCAAGGCGGCGCGCCTCCGGGCCTTCCTGCCCGCCGCCGCTCCGGGCGACGCGGCCGGCCTGCCCGCGGGCGACCATGTTTTCGGCGCCGAGGCGACCCTGACCCGGCTGCTGGAGGGCGCCGCGCCGGAGGACATGCTTTTCCTGTCCGCCAACCTGAATCTGACGCCCCCCGATCCGATGCTCTGCCCGGTGCTGCTGGGCGGGGATGGCGTGCAGGGGGAGACCCCGCCCGCGCGCGTCCTCGGGCTCAACCTGCCCGCCGCCGCCGTGATGCTGGACTGGACCGCCGAGCCCGCGGGAAGCGCACCGCGCGCCGAGGTGTTCTCGGTCCTTGCCGAGGCCTTCCGCCACGCGGGCGCGTCCTCGGTCATCCTCCCGCTCTGGCCCGTCGCCCCGGCCGTGGCGCGGGAGTATCTCACCGCCTTCCTCGCCGCGCAGGCGGGCGCCGACCGCGCCTCGGCGGCGCGCGCGGCGGCGGACGCCCTGCGCGCGGCGCACCCGGAATCGCCGGACTGGGCGGCCTTCCGCCTGACTGGCGACTTCCGCTGA
- a CDS encoding radical SAM protein, whose protein sequence is MNSARQDGLKKTTRRVITKRGVMWLGQTCNQRCYFCYFIDRIEDHDHPEHAFMTLEKAKKICHTLRYVYGNNAIDIQGGEPTVYRDILELVRYCREIGLIPTLITNGLVLSAPGQIEKYRDAGLRDFLVSLHGIGDIHDEVVRVKGAHKKIIAAIERMQALNFPFRINCTMSKPVVPILPEVARHAIQYGAYAVNFIAFNPFGDQEGKRRSDTVARYSEVAEKLTEAMDLLDAAGIETNVRYLPLCMAEERHRKNFYNFQQLTYDTHEWDFQSWAWTMRQTQMRKEGDVMQPFFMGKPYGRELQNGDALYIRDHYERSPVIQGVKFAGQRALAKMVQTLSGLDTVYREEARIRAERDCHYQYHPACEGCAARDICDGFHGDYAELFGTEEARPISGAPRLQDPRHYIKDQVKTVEPEDESWAL, encoded by the coding sequence ATGAATTCTGCCCGCCAGGACGGACTGAAGAAGACAACTCGACGCGTCATCACCAAACGGGGTGTCATGTGGCTGGGGCAGACCTGCAACCAGCGCTGTTACTTCTGCTACTTCATTGACCGCATCGAGGACCACGACCACCCCGAGCACGCCTTCATGACCCTGGAGAAGGCGAAGAAAATCTGCCACACCCTGCGGTATGTCTATGGAAACAACGCCATAGACATTCAGGGCGGCGAGCCGACGGTCTACCGGGACATTCTGGAACTGGTGCGCTACTGCCGGGAGATCGGCCTGATCCCCACGCTCATCACGAACGGGCTGGTGCTCTCCGCGCCGGGGCAGATCGAGAAGTACCGGGACGCGGGCCTGCGCGATTTCCTCGTGAGCCTCCACGGCATCGGCGACATCCACGACGAGGTGGTGCGCGTGAAGGGCGCCCACAAGAAGATCATCGCGGCCATCGAGCGGATGCAGGCGCTGAACTTCCCCTTCCGCATCAACTGCACCATGTCCAAGCCCGTGGTGCCGATCCTTCCGGAGGTGGCGCGGCACGCCATCCAATACGGCGCCTACGCCGTTAACTTCATCGCCTTCAACCCCTTCGGCGACCAGGAGGGAAAGCGGCGCTCGGACACGGTGGCGCGCTATTCGGAGGTGGCGGAGAAGCTGACCGAGGCCATGGACCTGCTGGACGCGGCGGGCATCGAGACGAACGTCCGCTACCTGCCCCTGTGCATGGCGGAGGAGCGGCACCGCAAGAACTTCTACAACTTCCAGCAGCTCACCTATGACACCCACGAGTGGGACTTCCAGAGCTGGGCGTGGACCATGCGCCAGACCCAGATGCGCAAGGAGGGCGACGTCATGCAGCCCTTCTTCATGGGCAAGCCCTACGGGCGCGAGCTGCAAAACGGCGACGCCCTCTACATCCGCGACCATTACGAGCGCAGCCCCGTGATCCAGGGCGTCAAGTTCGCCGGACAGCGCGCGCTGGCAAAAATGGTCCAGACCCTGAGCGGCCTCGACACCGTGTACCGGGAGGAGGCGCGCATCCGCGCGGAGCGCGACTGCCACTACCAGTACCACCCGGCCTGCGAGGGATGCGCCGCCCGCGACATCTGCGACGGCTTCCACGGCGACTACGCGGAGCTGTTCGGCACGGAGGAGGCCAGGCCCATCTCCGGCGCCCCCCGCCTCCAGGACCCCCGCCACTACATCAAGGACCAGGTGAAAACCGTCGAACCCGAAGACGAGTCCTGGGCGCTGTGA